GTGTCCctggcatggcacagcacagcagggcactGACACGAGTGTCCCTGGCACTGACACAGCTCAACATGGCACTgacacagctcagcctggcactgacacagctcagcctggcactgACACAGCTCAACATGGCACTGACACAGCTCAACATGGCTCTGACACAGCTCAACATGGCACTGACACGGCTCAACATGGCACTGACACAGCTCAACATGGCACTgacacagctcagcctggcactgACACAGCTCAACATGGCACTGACACAGCTCAGCATGGCACTGACACAGCTCAGACTGGCACTGACACGCGTGTCCCTGGTGTGGCACTGACACGGCTCAACGTGGCACTGACACAGCTCAACATGGCACTGACACGGGTCAACATGGCACTGACACAGCTCAACATGGCACTGACACGGCTCAGCCTGGCACTGACACAGCTCAATGTGGCACTGACACAGCTCAACATGGCTCTGACACAGCTCAATGTGGCACTGACACAGCTCAGCATGGCACTGACACGGCTCAACATGGCACTGACACGGCTCAACATGGCACTGACACAGCTCAACATGGCACTGACACAGCTCAGCATGGCACTGACACAGCTCAGCATGGCACTGACACGGCTCAACATGGCACTGACACAGCTCAACATGGCTCTGACACAGCTCAACATGGCACTGACACGGCTCAACATGGCACTGACACAGCTCAGTGTGGCACTGACACAGCTCAACATGGCACTGACACAGCTCAACATGGCACTGACACGGCTCAGCATGGCACTGACACGGCTCAACATGGCACTGACACAGCTCAACATGGCTCTGACACAGCTCAACATGGCACTGACACGGCTCAACATGGCACTGACACAGCTCAGTGTGGCACTGACACAGCTCAACATGGCACTGACACAGCTCAACATGGCACTGACACGGCTCAACATGGCACTGACACGGCTCAACATGGCACTGACACAGCTCAACATGGCACTGACACAGCTCAACATGGCTCTGACACGGCTCAGCCTGGCACTGACACAGCTCAGCATGGCACTGACACGCGTGTCCCTGGCACTGACACGGCTCAACATGGCTCTGACACGGCTCAACATGGCACTGACACAGCTCAGCATGGCACTGACACGCGTGTCCCTGGCACTGACACGGCTCAACATGGCACTGACACGGCTCAACATGGCACTGACACGGCTCAACATGGCACTGACACAGCTCAGTGTGGCACTGACACGGCTCAACATGGCACTGACACGGCTCAACATGGCTCTGACACAGTGTCCCTGGCACTGACACGGCTCAACATGGCACTGACACGGCTCAACATGGCACTGACACAGCTCAACATGGCACTGACACGGCTCAATGTGGCACTGACACAGCTCAGCATGGCACTGACACAGCTCAACATGGCACTGACACGGCTCAGCATGGCACTGACACGGCTCAACATGGCACTGACACAGCACGGAATGGCACTGACACAGCTCAACATGGCACTGACACGGCTCAACATGGCACTGACACGGCTCAATGTGGCACTGACACAGCTCAGCATGGCACTGACACGGCTCAATGTGGCACTGACACAGCTCAACATGGCACTGACACGGCTCAACATGGCACTGACACGGTGTCCATGGCACTGACACAGCTCAACATGGCACTGACACAGCTCAACATGGCACTGACACGGCTCAACATGGCACTGACACAGCTCAGTGTGGCACTGACACAGCTCAACATGGCACTGACACAGCTCAACATGGCACTGACACAGCTCAACATGGCACTGACACAGCTCAACATGGCACTGACACAGCTCAGCATGGCACTGACACAGCTCAGCATGGCTCTGACACAGCTCAACATGGCACTGACACGGTGTCCCTGGCACTGACACAGCTCAACATGGCACTGACACGGCTCAACATGGCTCTGACACGCGTGACCCTGGCATGGCACGGACACAGACCAACACAGATCGTGTGTGTCACTgacccagcacagacacagcgCCACACTGGTGTGCCCAGGgtgtcctggcactggggggactgggagcactgggggaactgggagcactgggctcagggcactggggggactgggagcactgggctcagggcactgggggaactgggagcactgggctcagggcactggggggactgggagcactgggctcagggcactgcagtgactgggagcactgggctcagggcactgggggaactgggagcactgggctcagggcactgggggaactgggagcactgggctcagggcactgggggcactgggagcactgggctcagggcactgggggaactgggagcactgggctcagggcactgcagtgactgggagcactgggctcagggcactggggaactgggagcactgggctcagggcactgcagtgactgggagcactgggctcagggcactgggggaactgggagcactgggctcagggcactggggggactgggagcactgggctcagggcactgcagtgactgggagcactgggctcagggcactgggggaactgggagcaccgggctcagggcactgcagtgactgggagcactgggctcagggcactgcagtgactgggagcactgggctcagggcactggggggactgggagcactgggctcagggcactggggggactgggagcactgggctcagggcactgcagtgactgggagcactgggctcagggcactggggggactgggagcactgggctcagggcactggggggactgggagcactgggctcagggcactggggggactgggagcactgggctcagggcactgcagtgactgggagcactgggctcagggcactgggggaactgggagcactgggctcagggcactgcagtgactgggagcactgggctcagggcactgggggaactgggagcactgggctcagggcactggggggactgggagcactgggctcagggcactggggggactgggagcactgggctcagggcactggggggactgggagcactgggctaagggcactgggggaactgggagcaatgggctcagggcactggggggactgggagtaCTGGGCTCAGGtcactggggggactgggagcactgggctcagggcactgcagtgactgggagcactgggctcagggcactgcagtgactgggagcactgggctcagggcactggggggactgggagcactgggctcagggcactgcagtgactgggagcactgggctcagggcactgggggaactgggagcactgggctcagggcactgggggaactgggagcactgggctcagggcactgcagtgactgggagcactgggctcagggcactgggggaactgggagcactgggctcagggcactggggacactgggagcactgggctcagggcactgcagtgactgggagcactgggctcagggcactgggggaactgggagcactgggctcagggcactgggggaactgggagcacttggctcagggcactggggggactgggaacactgggctcagggcactgcagtgactgggagcactgggctcagggcactgcagtgactgggagcactgggctcagggcactggggggactgggagcactgggctcagggcactggggggactgggagcactgggctcagggcactggggggactgggatcCCCGGGGGACACTGAGCCgggattttcctttcctccccccgccgctccctcctggctccttccttcctctgcctgGGCCATGCCTGgatgccccaaatcccccggaTCCCCTCGGTTCCCGGAACCCCCCAGCCCTCCCCGGGCTCTGTCCCCGCTCCAGGCACCCGGTGCACTGGGGCTGTGGGGGTCggtgtggggcagagctgtgggtcGGTGGGACCGATGGGTTCCTGTGGCGGGTCCTGGCGTTGCCGTGCGACGCTGTTTTGGCGGGGCTGAGTCACGGCCGTGACTCACCGGCAGCCCCGGGACCGGCAGCACCGGGCGGGGCCACCGGGGGCGGCCCTGCGGGGGCCGGGGCTTGCCCAGGGGAGCGTCCCCGGGGGGGTGTCCCCCGTGGGGAGGGTGCCCGGCCCCTCCCAAGGCACGAGGCAGAGGGGTGTAGGCACCCACGGACCCCCCCCAGCACCCACGGGCCCCCCTGCACCCCTAGGTGCCCTCCTAGGCCCTCCCCGCACCCCCAGATCCGCCTTCACCCCGAATCTTTGTGTCCCCTCGGATGTCCCCGCTTCgctcgggggggggggggtcccgggggatccCGGTGCCgcgggggaagggggggagGAGGCCCCGGGGGCCCCGGTGCCGCGGGTGGGGGTACGGGGGGTGACTCAGGGCCCAGCCACGCGCCCGTGAGTCACCCTGGGCTGGGATCGGCGGCTTCGGACAAAGGCGCTTTCACGGGAATGGCTTCCCCGACACCCCCgcagacccccccaaacccgtAGGGCCCCTCCCGGGTGtttggggggcgggggggggggggcatcACCCTCTCCCCGTGTCccgaccccccccccccatccccgtCCCGGCGTCAAGCCCCGACTTGTGGGGGCCGGTGAATCAGCGCAgccgggcggggccggcccgggggctgcggcaccgccgggacccccgggaggggccgccgggacccccgggacaggCACAGGGACCATCTGGACCCCCGGGACCGCCAGGACGGCGTTAACGGGACCACCAGGGCGGTGGCGCCGGGATGGCCCCGGGACAGGGCGGCGGGGCTCACGTGCCACCGGCTGCTACCGCACGTTCCACGAGCGGCTCCTGCCggcccgtgcctcagtttccccgctCGCACCCTGCCAGAGTGCACCGAGCCCCCGCTCCCCAGCGATCCCGGGGGGCGCTGATGGGGTCCGGCGGGGGGAACACGGGGCTCCCCCGCTCCAGACCGGCTCCAGACCCCCCTCCCCGAGGCTCCGGCCGGGCTCGCAGGGGTTAACGGCGGCCGGGCAGCGGGCGGGGCTGAGCGGGGCGGGCCCGGGAGGAGGCGCCTGCCGCCAATGGCGGGGTGcgctgagcagagcagggggacacctggggacacctggggacacctggggacacctggggacacctggggacaccccaccCACACCGGCGTTTCTCCGGTCCCGGAGCGTCCCGGGACAAAAGCCGCTTTGGGGTGAAactggggggaattggggttcAGCTGGTCAGTGACCACCGCCCCCCCCAGtttattcccttttccccatttctcactCCAGAAGGGTTTTCCGGCTCCACTGGGGCTGCGGTGGCTCCTGGGAAGGTGTTGGGGttcctgggaagctgctgggaTTGGCTCTGGTGGGAATTACCCTTGGATTCGGTGCCTCGTTGGGGAGGGATCCCGGCGGGATTCCCGAGGGATCCCTGGTGAGACAATTCCTGCAGCAGGCTCGGAGCCCGCCCGGAGATGGACAATAGGTCTGGGTCCCTGAGCCGCCAGGCCATGGAGGATGAGGCGGGATCCCCACAGGAAGGAGAACAGGGACGGATCCTGGATCCTGCCAGAGAACAAAGGATGAGACCAGATCCCAGATTCCGGggagggggatggagctggatcCTGGCTCCTGGTGGATGGAGCTGGATCCTGGCTCCTGGTGGATGCAGGACAGTGTTGGattccctgtcccagcaggggATGGGGGACAGCGTCAGAGCCCAAATCCTGCCAGTGAATCCCAGCGCCGTAGTTTGGGTGAGTTTGGGGTAAAAGCACCGAGCTTCGAGTTTATCCTGTGGCcccctggagcatccccaggatCCTGGTGATCCTCACCAGGCAGGAATTTCCCGAACCCGTGGATTTCCCccggcaggagcagccagggggTCCCTGCACCCGAGTGGCCCATTCAGTTATGGAGCTTCTGAAGCACCCAAAATCGTGTGATTTTCCCCTAAAATGCTGGTACTCCCGGGATTGCTGGAATGCCCCAGGGCGGGGAGTGGTTTATTCACGGTGATTTACAGGTTGATTGTGGTCATTGACGCCAAGGCCAAAATGCGTCCCGTTTAACTGGACTGTCCCTGGACTCTCACCTTCTCCTGGGAAGGGGTCAGCGCAGAAACCCGCAGGATCCCTGCTGACCACTCGGGTGGCCTGAGGAAGTGACACCGAGCAAGTGGAGCTATGTCCAGGCCCGAAGCAGGaggctgggagcactgggagagcagcagggtgTCCGGCCCCACACCAGCAGGAGCAGTGTCCGAATCAGCCCCACGgcagccctggagccccggGGACATCAGGAGCGTCTGGAGCGGGGATCCCGAGAGGCGCCCAGCGGCGAGCAGCGCTGCTGCCAGAGGTGgcccccatccccacccccgAGCCACAGCGGAGGCTCCTCGCTCTGGAGGCACGAGAAGCCTGTGCTATCCCACCCCACGCGgccctgggagcactgggagcactgggagcactgggagcactgggagcactgggagcactgggatccCCATCCCGCTGCCTCGCGCGGGACCCGCGGACCAGTTCCACATGTGGCGGGACTACCTTGGGCTGGCGGCCATGATGACCACGCTTCCCCCGGCCCTGAGCTCCGGACCGGCTCCATGTGCAAGACCGGCTCCATGTGCAAGACCGGCTCCATGTGCAAGACCGGCTCCGAGCTCCGGACCGGCTCCGAGTTCCGGACCGGCTCCATGTGCAAGACCGGCTCCGAGCTCCGGACCGGCTCCATGTGCAAGACCGGCTCCATGTGCAGGACCGGCTCCATGTGCAAGACCGGCTCCGAGCTCCGGACCGGCTCCGAGCTCCGGACCGGCTCCATGTGCAGGACCGGCTCCATGTGCAGGACCGGCTCCGAGCTCCGGACCGGCTCCGAGCTCCAGACTGGCTCTGAGCTCCGGACCGGCTCCGAGTTCTGGACCGGCTCCGAGCTCCAGACCGGCTCCATGTGCAAGACTGGCTCCGAGTTCCGGACCGGCTCCGAGCTCCGGACCGGCTCTGAGTTCCAGACAGTCTCCGAGCTCCGGACCGGCTCCGAGCTCCGGACCGGCTCCGAGCTCCGGACCGGCTCTGAGTTCCAGACAGTCTCCGAGCACCGGACCGGCTCCGAGCACCGGACCGGCTCTGAGCTCCAGACCGGCTCCGAGTTCTGGACCGGCTCTGAGCACCGGACCGGCTCCACCTTCTGAGCTGGCTTTGTGCTCGTTCTGCCAGCACAACGGGGAGTCCCCGGGCGTGTACCGGAGCCACAGCCTGCGGGACGCGCAGGGCCGCCTGCAGTGCCCGGTGCTCCGCAGCTACGTCTGCCCGCAGTGCGGGGCCACGCAGGACCAGGCCCACACCCGTCGCTTCTGTCCCCGCACACACCGAGGCTACACCTCCGTCTATTCCCGCCCGCTGCGCTCCAGCAGCGCCGGGAGGAGGCAGAAGAACAGCTGGATGTAGCTGATGAGGATGGAGATGGAGGATCCCGCGTCCCCCTGCAGGTACCCGCGGGCTGGGATGTGCCGGCCGTGCCACGGCAGATGTGGCGCATCCAAAGCTGGGTTCGGCCGGGGCTGGGATTGCCGTGAGGAGCGGCAGGGTGGAATTGGGAGtggaggatgctgctgctgcagggtttggggtgtccctgtggtgcCACCCTGGGTGTTTGTGCTGCATCCAAGCCTGCGTTTAGCCAGGTTCCCATGGGGAATCCCGTCAGGGAATCGCAGCTACCAAAAGGAGGGCACCAAACAGGTGGCAGGTGACACTGGGAAGTAGCCAAAGCACGGAAGACTCCATGTCCCCATGCAGGTTTTTTGGATCCAAGCCTGGATTTAGCCAGGAACAGGATTCCCA
Above is a window of Poecile atricapillus isolate bPoeAtr1 chromosome 39, bPoeAtr1.hap1, whole genome shotgun sequence DNA encoding:
- the NANOS3 gene encoding nanos homolog 3; protein product: MSRPEAGGWEHWESSRVSGPTPAGAVSESAPRQPWSPGDIRSVWSGDPERRPAASSAAARGGPHPHPRATAEAPRSGGTRSLCYPTPRGPGSTGSTGSTGSTGSTGSTGIPIPLPRAGPADQFHMWRDYLGLAAMMTTLPPALSSGPAPCARPAPCARPAPCARPAPSSGPAPSSGPAPCARPAPSSGPAPCARPAPCAGPAPCARPAPSSGPAPSSGPAPCAGPAPCAGPAPSSGPAPSSRLALSSGPAPSSGPAPSSRPAPCARLAPSSGPAPSSGPALSSRQSPSSGPAPSSGPAPSSGPALSSRQSPSTGPAPSTGPALSSRPAPSSGPALSTGPAPPSELALCSFCQHNGESPGVYRSHSLRDAQGRLQCPVLRSYVCPQCGATQDQAHTRRFCPRTHRGYTSVYSRPLRSSSAGRRQKNSWM